From one Nodosilinea sp. PGN35 genomic stretch:
- the clpB gene encoding ATP-dependent chaperone ClpB, with protein sequence MQPTQNLFTEKAWDAIVRSQDIAKQSQQQQIESDHLMLALLDQDGLASSIFAKLGVSGQTLRDRTEGFINGQPKVSGSGSSVYLGKSLDTLLDRADRYKKDYGDEYISIEHLILAYPGDSRFGKTLFQDLGLSEAKLKQVIQDIRGTQKVTDQNPEGKYQSLEKYGRDLTDAARRGKLDPVIGRDDEIRRTIQILSRRTKNNPVLIGEPGVGKTAIAEGLAQRIVNGDVPQSLKDRQLIALDMGALIAGAKYRGEFEERLKAVLKEVTDSEGQIVLFIDEIHTVVGAGATQGAMDAGNLLKPMLARGELRCIGATTLDEYRKYIEKDAALERRFQQVYVDQPSVEDTVSILRGLKDRYETHHGVKISDSALVAAATLSTRYISDRFLPDKAIDLVDEAAAKMEITSKPEELDEVDRKILQLEMERLSLNKEVDAASLERLERIEKELADLKEQQSALNAQWQSEKDTIDHIQSIKEDIDRVNIEIQQAERDYDLNRAAELKYGKLTELQRQLETAETQLTTTQTTGKTLLREEVTEADIAEIISKWTGIPVSKLVQSEMQKLLLLEDELHQRVIGQEEAVTAVADAIQRSRAGLADPNRPIASFIFLGPTGVGKTELAKALAAYLFDTEEALVRIDMSEYMEKHAVSRLIGAPPGYVGYDEGGQLTEAIRRRPFAVILFDEIEKAHPDVFNVMLQILDDGRVTDAQGRTVDFKNTIIIMTSNIGSQYILDVAGDDSRYDEMKGRVMDALRGNFRPEFLNRVDEMIIFHGLLKSQLREIVKLQVARLEERLADRKMAVKLSEAALDFLAEVGYDPVYGARPLKRAIQRELETQIAKSILRGEFGAGDTIVVDVENERLAFKRLNVDLLTV encoded by the coding sequence CTGGCCAGCAGCATCTTTGCCAAGCTCGGCGTGAGCGGCCAAACCCTGCGCGATCGCACCGAAGGCTTTATCAACGGCCAGCCCAAGGTGTCTGGGTCAGGCTCATCGGTGTATCTGGGCAAATCCCTCGATACCCTGCTCGATCGCGCCGATCGATACAAAAAAGATTACGGTGACGAGTATATTTCCATTGAGCACCTGATTCTGGCCTACCCCGGCGACAGCCGCTTCGGCAAAACCCTGTTTCAAGATTTGGGCCTGAGCGAAGCTAAGCTCAAGCAGGTGATCCAAGACATTCGAGGCACCCAAAAAGTGACCGACCAGAACCCTGAAGGCAAGTACCAATCCCTAGAGAAATACGGGCGCGACCTGACCGATGCCGCCCGCCGGGGCAAACTCGACCCGGTGATTGGCCGCGACGACGAGATTCGCCGCACCATTCAGATTCTCTCGCGCCGCACCAAAAATAACCCGGTGCTGATCGGCGAGCCGGGGGTGGGCAAAACCGCGATCGCCGAAGGTCTGGCCCAGCGCATCGTCAACGGCGACGTGCCCCAGTCCCTCAAAGACCGCCAGCTGATCGCCCTAGACATGGGGGCGCTGATTGCCGGGGCCAAATACCGGGGCGAGTTTGAAGAGCGCCTCAAGGCCGTGCTCAAGGAAGTCACCGACTCCGAGGGGCAGATCGTGCTGTTTATCGACGAGATTCACACCGTCGTCGGTGCGGGCGCGACCCAGGGGGCGATGGATGCGGGCAACCTGCTCAAGCCCATGCTGGCCCGCGGCGAGCTGCGCTGCATTGGGGCCACCACCCTCGACGAGTACCGCAAATACATTGAAAAAGATGCCGCCCTGGAGCGCCGCTTCCAGCAGGTCTATGTGGATCAGCCCAGCGTAGAAGACACGGTTTCGATTCTGCGCGGCCTCAAGGATCGCTACGAAACCCACCACGGGGTAAAAATCTCCGACAGCGCCCTGGTGGCGGCGGCCACGCTGTCTACCCGCTATATTTCCGATCGCTTCCTGCCCGATAAAGCCATCGACCTGGTGGATGAGGCTGCCGCCAAGATGGAGATCACCTCCAAACCTGAGGAACTGGACGAAGTCGATCGCAAGATTCTTCAGCTCGAAATGGAGCGGCTCTCGCTGAACAAGGAAGTCGATGCCGCCTCCCTCGAGCGCCTAGAGCGCATCGAAAAAGAGCTGGCCGACCTCAAAGAGCAGCAGAGCGCCCTCAATGCCCAGTGGCAGTCGGAAAAAGACACCATCGACCACATCCAGTCGATCAAAGAAGACATTGACCGGGTCAACATCGAGATCCAGCAGGCGGAGCGCGACTACGACCTGAACCGGGCTGCCGAGCTCAAGTACGGCAAGCTCACCGAACTCCAACGCCAGCTCGAAACCGCCGAAACCCAGCTCACCACCACCCAGACCACCGGCAAAACCCTGCTGCGCGAAGAGGTGACCGAGGCCGACATCGCCGAGATCATCTCCAAATGGACGGGTATTCCGGTCAGCAAGCTGGTGCAGTCAGAAATGCAGAAGCTCTTGCTGCTCGAAGACGAGCTGCACCAGCGGGTGATCGGCCAGGAGGAAGCGGTGACGGCGGTGGCCGATGCGATCCAGCGATCGCGGGCTGGCCTTGCCGACCCTAACCGTCCGATCGCCAGCTTCATCTTCCTTGGTCCCACCGGGGTGGGCAAAACCGAGCTGGCCAAGGCCCTGGCCGCTTACCTGTTTGACACCGAAGAGGCCCTGGTGCGCATCGACATGTCGGAATACATGGAGAAGCACGCCGTCTCGCGCCTGATCGGTGCCCCTCCGGGCTACGTCGGCTACGACGAGGGCGGTCAGCTCACCGAGGCCATCCGCCGTCGCCCCTTCGCGGTGATTCTCTTCGACGAGATCGAGAAGGCCCACCCCGACGTGTTTAACGTCATGCTGCAAATTCTCGACGATGGCCGCGTCACCGATGCCCAGGGCCGCACGGTGGACTTCAAAAACACCATCATCATCATGACCAGCAACATCGGCTCCCAGTACATCCTCGATGTGGCTGGTGACGACAGCCGCTACGACGAAATGAAGGGCCGGGTGATGGATGCCCTGCGCGGCAACTTCCGCCCCGAGTTTCTCAACCGGGTGGATGAGATGATCATTTTCCACGGGCTGCTCAAGTCGCAGCTGCGGGAGATTGTCAAACTGCAAGTCGCTCGCCTCGAAGAACGTCTGGCCGATCGCAAGATGGCGGTCAAACTCAGCGAAGCGGCCCTCGACTTTTTGGCCGAAGTGGGCTACGACCCGGTGTACGGCGCTCGGCCCCTGAAGCGCGCCATCCAGCGCGAGCTGGAAACTCAGATCGCCAAATCGATTCTGCGGGGCGAGTTTGGCGCGGGCGATACCATCGTGGTGGATGTCGAAAACGAGCGCCTGGCCTTCAAACGGCTCAACGTCGATCTGCTGACGGTGTAG
- a CDS encoding late competence development ComFB family protein, which yields MELLVSEEVEKQVKTMQPRVLKYLKRVEVETYALNRLPSLYASSEKGWQLQYEKAKRELHNQIKSAVRQAFAAVQVDPIRSSEPLRNQQEDAATVALNALRDLLKQPDLNWEGAINRLRSVLGRRPDQISTAPPQESSHRTRYRNEASDMTTAEKPEHGHYWRPGTYGSEVSWKKNHSPSSSPSSAQFDWNDNRYSK from the coding sequence ATGGAACTGCTCGTCTCTGAAGAGGTGGAAAAGCAGGTCAAAACCATGCAGCCTCGCGTACTTAAGTACCTCAAGCGAGTAGAAGTCGAAACCTACGCCCTCAACCGTCTGCCCTCGCTCTACGCCTCCAGCGAAAAGGGCTGGCAGCTTCAGTACGAAAAGGCGAAGCGCGAACTCCACAATCAAATCAAGAGCGCCGTGCGTCAGGCGTTTGCCGCTGTGCAGGTCGATCCCATTCGGTCGTCTGAGCCCCTGCGCAACCAGCAGGAAGATGCCGCTACCGTGGCCCTCAACGCCCTTAGGGATCTGCTCAAGCAGCCCGACCTCAACTGGGAGGGGGCGATCAACCGCCTGCGCTCTGTCCTGGGGCGGCGTCCAGACCAAATTTCCACCGCCCCGCCCCAGGAGTCGTCCCATCGCACTCGCTATCGCAACGAAGCCTCTGATATGACCACCGCTGAGAAGCCTGAGCACGGTCACTACTGGCGGCCCGGTACCTACGGTTCTGAGGTCTCGTGGAAGAAGAACCACAGTCCGTCTTCGAGCCCCAGCAGCGCTCAGTTTGACTGGAACGACAACCGCTATTCTAAATAG
- a CDS encoding tetratricopeptide repeat protein, which produces MLSLCMIVKDEAATLARTLESVQGVVGEIVVVDTGSTDDTVAIAQAHGAKVHSFTWENDFAAARNESLRHATGDWVLVLDADEVLLRETAQVLQQLDDGQPLGDVAAEDVLAVNLLRLELGAPQAPYTLITRCFRRLPEITFNRPYHETVDDSVAALQAQTPRWQVITLGEVAIHHTGYDPAVVVERGKFDRARSIMAGYLAEHPDDGYLLNKLAALYVESDQADLALPLLDRALEQANTLDELTRYELHYHRALAHVEQPAQAARDYEAALAEAVPPRLKLGAWINYGSVKKAQGDLEGAIALFEQAIAADPTLAIAHYNLGTAHRARGYLDEAIAAYRQAIALNPSYAEAHQNLGVALFKLGQLPEALQAFQRAIALYEVTDPDTAHSLRQGVSSLGISPLLLAQAGFV; this is translated from the coding sequence ATGCTGAGCCTCTGCATGATCGTCAAAGATGAGGCCGCTACCCTGGCCCGCACCCTTGAGTCTGTGCAGGGCGTGGTGGGCGAAATTGTGGTGGTCGATACGGGGTCAACCGATGACACCGTGGCGATCGCCCAAGCCCACGGGGCCAAAGTGCACAGCTTTACCTGGGAAAACGACTTCGCCGCCGCCCGCAACGAATCGCTGCGCCACGCTACCGGCGACTGGGTGCTGGTGCTCGACGCCGACGAGGTGCTGCTGAGGGAAACCGCCCAGGTACTGCAACAGCTCGATGACGGGCAGCCCCTGGGAGATGTTGCCGCTGAAGATGTTCTGGCCGTGAACCTGCTGCGCCTGGAGCTGGGTGCCCCCCAGGCCCCCTACACGCTGATCACCCGCTGCTTCCGCCGTCTGCCAGAAATTACCTTTAACCGTCCGTATCACGAAACCGTGGATGACAGCGTAGCGGCGCTGCAGGCCCAAACCCCTCGTTGGCAGGTGATTACCCTGGGCGAAGTGGCCATTCACCACACCGGCTATGACCCCGCCGTGGTCGTGGAGCGGGGCAAGTTCGATCGCGCCCGCAGCATCATGGCAGGCTATCTGGCAGAGCACCCCGACGACGGCTACCTGCTGAATAAGCTGGCGGCCCTCTACGTCGAGTCTGACCAGGCCGATCTGGCCCTCCCCCTGCTCGATCGCGCCCTAGAGCAGGCCAACACCCTAGACGAGCTGACCCGCTACGAGCTGCACTACCACCGCGCCCTGGCTCACGTTGAGCAACCCGCTCAAGCCGCCCGCGACTACGAAGCCGCCCTGGCTGAGGCCGTGCCCCCCAGGCTCAAGCTGGGCGCTTGGATCAACTACGGCAGTGTGAAGAAGGCCCAGGGCGATCTGGAGGGGGCGATTGCATTGTTTGAGCAGGCGATCGCGGCTGACCCGACGCTGGCGATCGCCCACTACAACCTGGGTACCGCCCATCGCGCCAGAGGCTATCTCGATGAGGCCATTGCCGCCTACCGCCAGGCGATCGCCCTCAACCCCAGCTACGCTGAAGCCCACCAAAACCTGGGGGTGGCCCTGTTTAAGCTGGGGCAGCTGCCCGAGGCCCTGCAAGCCTTTCAGCGGGCCATTGCCCTCTACGAGGTCACCGACCCCGACACCGCCCACAGCCTGCGCCAGGGTGTTAGCTCCCTAGGCATCTCGCCGCTGCTGCTGGCTCAGGCGGGCTTTGTTTAG